AGCGTCAGCGTCAGCGGCAACGGCGTTGGAGCTTTCGGCGCCGATTTTCGCTGACCGTGCCGCCCCGATGGTATCTGTTCCAGCGATCATCACGAACGCCTGCCGGCGCAGCGGCAGCGAGAATGACAATCAGGTATCGAGAATTCCGTCGACCTTGAGCGTGGCAGCCGTCGATGTGGTCGTCGCCTGTCAGCCGTCCCCGTCGCACTCCGTTTTAACCTTGACGCCCGGCAGAACACGGAACATCGATCAGGACATGGAGGCACTTAGGCTGAGTCGACAGGATAATCCTTTTCTACAGGTTCGAATCGATATCCAAGCTCCGCGGACCGCCACCTTCCTTTCTCGTTCGCGCGCCGTTTCCCACCCACGCCTACTATTTTCCCTTCGCGTTTCTGAACTGTCACGGGACTCCCGGCGAAGTTCGATGAATTTCCT
This window of the Augochlora pura isolate Apur16 unplaced genomic scaffold, APUR_v2.2.1 APUR_unplaced_1029, whole genome shotgun sequence genome carries:
- the LOC144477433 gene encoding uncharacterized protein LOC144477433, giving the protein MVSVPAIITNACRRSGSENDNQVSRIPSTLSVAAVDVVVACQPSPSHSVLTLTPGRTRNIDQDMEALRLSRQDNPFLQVLASRESLVESIEESESDDAILMSQVSGPLFPLMPVGA